One genomic window of Providencia hangzhouensis includes the following:
- the mprA gene encoding transcriptional repressor MprA yields the protein MESSFTPTEELLNARVEQQDSHESPIPYQEILLTRLCMHVHGKLLETRNNMLRSQGINETLFMALMILDTKDSRSIQPSELSAALGSSRTNATRIADELEKNGWIERKESHNDRRCLHLHLTEKGTEFLNGLLPPQHSALIDIWSVLDADEKQQLNTLMRKLLTKLDTIKD from the coding sequence ATGGAAAGTTCATTTACACCAACTGAAGAGCTACTCAATGCTCGTGTAGAACAACAAGATTCACATGAAAGTCCTATTCCGTATCAAGAAATCCTACTGACACGCCTATGCATGCATGTTCATGGGAAGTTACTTGAAACACGAAATAATATGTTAAGGTCTCAAGGTATTAATGAAACCCTGTTTATGGCACTTATGATCCTTGATACAAAAGACTCCCGCAGTATTCAGCCATCTGAACTCAGTGCGGCTCTTGGTTCCTCACGAACCAATGCAACACGAATTGCAGATGAACTGGAAAAAAATGGTTGGATTGAGCGCAAAGAAAGTCACAACGATAGACGTTGCCTTCATCTACACCTCACAGAAAAAGGGACGGAATTTTTAAATGGCCTATTACCACCTCAACACAGCGCATTAATTGATATTTGGTCTGTTTTAGATGCTGATGAGAAACAACAGCTTAACACGCTGATGCGTAAATTACTGACAAAACTGGATACTATAAAAGATTGA
- the emrA gene encoding multidrug efflux MFS transporter periplasmic adaptor subunit EmrA, with product MSSPEEMQQTQTPQRNKKRQRKSALILLTLLFIIIGVGWGAYWYLVLRHYESTDNAYVAGNQVQIQSQVSGSVMTVNVDNTDFVTSGTVLVELDPRDAELALDKAKTELANSVRQTRQHMVNSRQLQANIEVKRSELNRLQNDLKRREVLGSSHVIGKEELQHAREAVVSAKAALDMAIEQYNANQAIVLNSSIEKQPAVEQAATQVRNAWLTLQRTKIVSPVDGYVSRRSVQVGSQITPSTPLMAIVPSNGMWIDANFKETQLADMRIGQPAKVITDFYGKDIVFNGTVVGLDMGTGSAFSLLPAQNASGNWIKVVQRLPVRIALNENQLEEHPLRIGLSTEVTVDTLDKNGKVLSKGMRDTPAYHTAALAVDMSPADKIVTEIINNNLGNK from the coding sequence ATGAGTTCCCCTGAGGAAATGCAACAAACGCAAACTCCCCAACGAAATAAAAAAAGGCAACGTAAAAGTGCGCTTATCTTGTTGACTCTATTATTTATTATTATAGGCGTTGGCTGGGGGGCCTACTGGTATCTCGTTCTTCGTCACTATGAATCAACGGATAATGCTTATGTCGCGGGAAACCAAGTACAAATACAATCCCAAGTTTCCGGCAGCGTGATGACTGTCAATGTGGACAACACAGATTTCGTGACAAGTGGAACTGTTTTGGTTGAACTGGACCCACGTGATGCTGAATTAGCTCTCGATAAAGCAAAAACAGAATTAGCCAACAGTGTGCGTCAAACCCGCCAGCACATGGTCAACAGCCGCCAGCTACAAGCCAATATTGAGGTCAAACGTTCTGAATTAAACCGGTTGCAAAATGATTTAAAACGTCGAGAAGTTTTAGGTAGTAGCCATGTCATTGGTAAAGAAGAACTACAACACGCAAGAGAAGCTGTCGTCAGTGCTAAAGCGGCATTAGACATGGCAATAGAACAATATAATGCTAATCAAGCCATAGTGTTAAATAGCTCAATTGAAAAACAACCCGCAGTAGAGCAAGCAGCAACACAAGTTCGAAACGCTTGGCTCACCTTGCAACGGACGAAAATCGTCAGCCCTGTTGATGGCTATGTTTCACGCCGCAGTGTACAAGTGGGTTCACAAATCACCCCTTCAACCCCATTAATGGCCATCGTTCCTTCCAATGGTATGTGGATTGATGCGAACTTTAAAGAAACACAACTTGCGGATATGCGTATCGGCCAACCTGCGAAAGTCATTACTGATTTTTACGGTAAAGATATCGTATTTAACGGTACTGTTGTGGGACTTGATATGGGAACAGGTAGCGCGTTCTCTTTATTACCCGCACAAAATGCCAGTGGTAACTGGATCAAAGTGGTCCAACGCCTACCCGTACGTATTGCCTTAAATGAAAACCAACTTGAAGAACACCCATTACGTATCGGTTTATCCACCGAAGTTACGGTTGATACATTAGATAAAAATGGCAAAGTGCTTTCTAAAGGGATGCGTGATACCCCTGCTTACCATACTGCTGCATTAGCTGTAGATATGTCTCCTGCGGACAAAATAGTTACTGAGATAATTAATAATAACCTAGGAAATAAATAG
- the emrB gene encoding multidrug efflux MFS transporter permease subunit EmrB, whose amino-acid sequence MTIALSLATFMQVLDSTIANVAIPTIAGNLGASNSQGTWVITSFGVANAISIPITGWLARRIGEVRLFLWSTGLFALTSWLCGISGSLEMLILFRVLQGLVAGPLIPLSQSLLLNNYPPAKRNMALALWSMTIVIAPICGPILGGYISDNYHWGWIFFINVPFSIAIIFAIMRTLKGRETKISIQRIDTIGLVLLVVGIGALQIMLDQGKELDWFNSTEIIVLTVIAVVAIAFLIVWELTDDHPVIDLSLFKERNFTIGCLSLSLAYMLYFGTIVLLPQLLQEVYGYTATWAGLASAPVGLLPLLITPIIGRFGNRIDMRYLVTFSFIIYAVCYYWRAYTFEPGMSFAEAAWPQFVQGLAIACFFMPLTTITLSGLPPEKMASASSLSNFTRTLAGAIGTSITTTMWTQRESMHHENLAEFVNPYNPNAQQMYSELAKIGMNEQQSAAYLAKTITDQGLIMSANEIFWLSAGIFILLMVIVWFAKPPFGAGSKDGGGAH is encoded by the coding sequence ATGACAATTGCTCTTTCATTGGCAACATTTATGCAAGTTCTTGATTCCACCATTGCTAACGTAGCTATTCCAACCATTGCAGGAAACTTGGGGGCATCCAACTCGCAAGGAACATGGGTAATAACCTCTTTCGGCGTTGCCAATGCCATCTCCATCCCCATCACTGGTTGGCTAGCCCGTAGGATAGGTGAAGTCAGGCTATTTTTATGGTCTACAGGCTTATTCGCTTTAACTTCATGGCTATGCGGTATTTCTGGCAGCTTAGAGATGCTGATCTTATTCCGAGTTTTACAAGGTTTAGTCGCAGGACCACTCATTCCTTTATCTCAAAGCCTACTGCTTAACAATTATCCTCCAGCCAAACGCAATATGGCCCTCGCCCTTTGGTCAATGACTATCGTTATTGCTCCGATTTGCGGACCGATTCTTGGTGGTTATATTAGTGATAACTACCATTGGGGCTGGATATTTTTTATCAATGTACCATTTAGTATTGCGATCATTTTTGCCATCATGCGCACCTTAAAAGGCCGTGAAACTAAAATATCTATTCAGCGCATTGATACTATTGGTTTAGTGCTATTGGTTGTTGGTATTGGTGCTTTACAGATTATGCTTGACCAAGGCAAAGAGCTGGATTGGTTTAACTCGACTGAAATTATCGTCCTGACCGTTATTGCTGTTGTCGCTATTGCCTTTTTAATTGTATGGGAACTCACCGATGACCATCCCGTCATCGACTTATCCCTATTTAAAGAACGCAATTTTACGATTGGCTGTTTGTCCTTAAGCCTTGCTTACATGCTCTATTTTGGAACGATTGTACTACTGCCGCAATTGCTACAAGAAGTTTATGGCTATACCGCAACATGGGCTGGGTTAGCCTCTGCACCTGTAGGATTATTACCGCTATTGATTACGCCAATTATAGGGCGTTTTGGTAACCGAATTGATATGCGTTATTTAGTTACATTCAGCTTTATTATCTATGCTGTTTGCTACTATTGGCGTGCTTATACTTTCGAACCTGGGATGAGTTTTGCCGAAGCTGCTTGGCCGCAATTTGTGCAAGGTTTAGCCATCGCTTGTTTCTTTATGCCTTTGACAACCATTACATTATCTGGCCTGCCGCCAGAAAAAATGGCCTCTGCATCGAGTTTATCTAACTTTACTCGTACCCTAGCTGGAGCCATTGGGACATCAATCACCACAACAATGTGGACCCAAAGAGAGTCAATGCATCATGAAAACCTCGCTGAATTTGTTAACCCATATAACCCAAATGCCCAACAGATGTACAGTGAACTGGCGAAAATAGGCATGAATGAGCAGCAAAGTGCGGCCTATCTTGCTAAAACGATTACTGACCAAGGACTGATTATGTCAGCAAATGAGATATTCTGGCTCTCAGCTGGAATTTTTATCCTACTGATGGTCATTGTCTGGTTCGCTAAGCCACCATTTGGGGCAGGTTCAAAAGACGGTGGTGGTGCTCATTAA
- a CDS encoding tRNA/rRNA methyltransferase, whose amino-acid sequence MNDSNDFSGKNGKVKVMYVRSEEQDNNKGNDKRRGGGRDDRRGNDKRGGDRRDGARQDRGGRSSRPEGGREGRRSDNRNEAPRERSPWRTVSKPDSEELTNDHGGIVGKSQIDPEQLRKQRQEETRIYGENACQAMFKNRPDAIVRAWFLQSVTPRFRDALKWMAANRKAYHVVDDEELSKASGTEHHGGVCFIIKKRGGMSADAYLQQAAGNDCVLALEDVGNPHNLGGIMRSCAHFGIKGVILQDAGMLESGAAIRTAEGGAEHIKAIDADGLTDTLDKFRKAGYTIVTTSSHKGSQDLAKAKLPAKMVLVLGQESDGLSDSTWDQGDMSLYIGGTGKVESLNVSVATGIMLAQWWQQNQVK is encoded by the coding sequence ATGAACGACTCGAATGATTTTAGTGGTAAAAACGGCAAAGTAAAAGTGATGTATGTCCGCAGTGAAGAGCAGGACAACAATAAAGGTAATGATAAACGCCGAGGCGGTGGCCGTGATGATAGGCGCGGTAATGACAAGCGTGGTGGTGATAGACGAGATGGTGCCCGTCAAGATCGTGGTGGTCGCTCAAGCCGCCCTGAAGGTGGGCGTGAAGGTCGTCGCTCTGATAACCGTAATGAAGCACCTCGCGAGCGTTCGCCATGGCGCACTGTTTCTAAGCCAGATAGCGAAGAGTTAACGAATGACCATGGCGGAATTGTTGGTAAGAGCCAGATTGACCCTGAACAATTGCGTAAGCAGCGCCAAGAAGAAACTCGTATCTACGGTGAGAATGCCTGCCAAGCCATGTTTAAAAACCGCCCTGATGCGATTGTTCGCGCATGGTTCTTGCAATCTGTCACACCGCGTTTTCGTGATGCGTTAAAATGGATGGCGGCAAATCGCAAAGCTTACCACGTTGTTGATGACGAAGAGTTATCGAAAGCATCCGGAACTGAACATCATGGTGGTGTCTGTTTTATCATTAAAAAACGCGGTGGAATGAGTGCTGATGCTTACTTGCAGCAAGCGGCAGGTAATGACTGCGTATTAGCACTGGAAGATGTGGGAAATCCACATAATCTGGGCGGAATTATGCGTAGCTGTGCGCATTTCGGTATCAAAGGTGTGATTTTGCAGGATGCAGGCATGCTAGAGTCTGGGGCGGCAATTCGCACTGCAGAAGGTGGTGCTGAACACATTAAAGCGATTGATGCAGATGGATTGACAGATACTTTGGATAAATTCCGCAAAGCGGGTTATACCATTGTGACGACTTCTAGCCATAAAGGCAGTCAAGATCTCGCAAAAGCGAAGTTACCGGCCAAAATGGTCTTAGTTTTAGGCCAAGAGAGTGATGGTTTAAGTGATAGTACGTGGGATCAAGGCGATATGAGTCTCTATATCGGTGGAACAGGTAAAGTGGAAAGCTTGAATGTCTCTGTTGCAACAGGAATTATGTTAGCCCAGTGGTGGCAACAAAACCAAGTTAAATAA
- a CDS encoding tRNA-uridine aminocarboxypropyltransferase, with protein sequence MTSNAVYHLRQQRLALSTKPFRARGCRVKRCQYCLLPNPQCLCQDTISSQAKSQFCLIMFDGEVFKPSNTGKLIADVLPDTLAFQWSRTEPDTQLLAALQDTTRQPYLIFPESYAQNERIVVNEPTLSDKPALFILLDGTWPEARKMFRKSPYLNDIPMLSINTKARTDYLLRTPSREEQHCTAEVAATVLELAGDLDASQQLFSHFNLFRQKYLEGKPHHPIAQKLLTESHL encoded by the coding sequence ATGACTTCGAATGCCGTTTATCACCTGCGTCAACAGCGCCTCGCATTATCGACTAAACCGTTTAGGGCACGAGGCTGCCGAGTAAAACGTTGCCAATATTGTTTGTTACCTAACCCACAATGCCTATGCCAAGACACCATATCATCACAAGCAAAAAGCCAATTTTGCTTGATTATGTTTGATGGTGAGGTATTTAAGCCAAGTAATACAGGAAAGTTGATTGCGGATGTTTTGCCCGACACTTTGGCCTTTCAATGGTCAAGAACAGAGCCTGATACGCAGCTATTGGCGGCACTGCAAGACACCACAAGGCAGCCTTACCTTATTTTTCCAGAAAGCTACGCTCAAAATGAACGCATCGTGGTCAATGAACCGACTTTGTCGGATAAACCCGCTTTATTTATTTTACTCGATGGGACCTGGCCTGAAGCACGCAAAATGTTTCGAAAAAGCCCTTATCTTAATGATATTCCAATGCTTTCAATTAATACCAAAGCAAGAACTGACTACTTACTCCGTACGCCATCAAGGGAAGAACAACATTGTACCGCCGAAGTTGCAGCTACCGTTTTAGAATTAGCGGGAGATTTAGACGCTTCACAACAACTCTTTAGCCACTTCAATCTTTTCCGTCAAAAATACCTTGAAGGGAAACCGCATCACCCTATTGCACAAAAGCTACTTACCGAATCCCACCTCTAA
- a CDS encoding bifunctional acetate--CoA ligase family protein/GNAT family N-acetyltransferase gives MGLVSQLESLFRPKSIVVVGASENPSRAGSVMMKNLLTSGFKGPILPVNPNRNSVLGVLAYPSIDKLPLKPDLAVICTHYSRNISCLQQLGEAGCKVVIILSSPSIQFNELKKVAQQYQIRLLGPNSLGFLAPWQGLNASFSPIPILKGKLAFISQSAAVSNTVLDWARHRDIGFSYFIALGDSIDIDIDDLLDYLARDSKTSAILLYLESISDARRFLSSSRSASRNKPILVIKSGRTRKAQKLLGDKPSLDAAYDAAIQRAGLLRVQDTHEMFSAVETLSYMTPLRGERLSIMSNGSAPAAMALDELLLRNGKLATLSVETENELSSLLPLDLSTQNPIDLGDDSTVERYINVLNKMLDSHDHDALLLIHTPSAITESKTMAEKIIKTIKQHPRGKWLTILTNWCGEYSSQESRRLFSEAGIPTYRTPEGAITAYMHMVEYRRNQKQLKETPALPVGITANTQQAHEYIQQALENNKLHLDTHEVQPILKAYGLNSLPTWIAHSSNEAIEIAEKIGYPVALKLRSPDIVHKSEVQGVMLYLRNAKEVEDAAKAIMERVSTNFPNARIEGLLVQSMANRAGAQELRIAVELDPVFGPLIMLGEGGIEWQQESQAAVALPPLNMALARYLVINAIKGYKIKSRSALEPLNIIGLSALLVRVSNLIIDCPNITRLDIHPLLASGDEFTLLDVSMALSPTDDATTSRLAIRPYPSELEETIHLKEDLTCLLRPILPEDEPLLKSFIEQVTKEDLYYRYFSEISEFTHDDLANMTQIDYDREMAFVAVKNPNTTPEIIGVTRAMADPDNQEAEFAVLVRSDMKGQTLGYQLMQKLLNYTRSHGIKKLTAITMPENRNMISLAKKLGFEIDVQFEDGVVNLTLHL, from the coding sequence ATGGGTTTAGTCAGTCAGTTAGAATCTTTATTCCGGCCAAAGTCTATCGTTGTCGTGGGAGCATCTGAAAACCCGAGCCGCGCAGGTTCGGTGATGATGAAAAACCTACTTACCAGCGGTTTTAAAGGTCCTATTTTACCTGTTAATCCAAACCGAAACTCTGTCCTCGGCGTACTTGCTTATCCTTCTATAGATAAATTACCGCTCAAACCTGATCTTGCCGTTATCTGTACCCATTACTCACGTAATATCTCCTGTTTACAGCAATTAGGGGAAGCTGGCTGTAAAGTGGTTATTATTTTGTCATCCCCTTCAATTCAGTTTAATGAATTAAAAAAAGTCGCCCAGCAATATCAAATTCGCCTATTAGGCCCGAATAGCCTAGGTTTTCTCGCACCATGGCAAGGTTTGAATGCGAGTTTTTCTCCAATACCAATCTTAAAAGGAAAACTCGCTTTTATCTCTCAATCTGCTGCTGTATCGAATACCGTTCTGGATTGGGCAAGGCACCGAGACATCGGTTTTTCTTATTTTATTGCCCTTGGTGATAGCATCGATATAGATATTGACGATTTACTCGATTACTTAGCGCGTGACAGCAAAACCAGCGCTATTTTGCTGTACCTTGAGAGCATTAGTGATGCACGACGTTTCTTATCATCATCTCGCAGTGCCTCACGCAATAAACCTATATTAGTGATAAAAAGTGGTCGAACCCGCAAAGCACAAAAACTACTGGGCGATAAACCTAGCCTAGATGCCGCTTACGATGCTGCTATCCAGCGTGCAGGTCTTCTTCGCGTGCAAGATACTCACGAAATGTTTTCTGCGGTTGAGACATTAAGCTATATGACTCCATTACGCGGTGAGCGTCTTTCAATCATGAGTAATGGTTCTGCCCCAGCCGCGATGGCATTAGACGAACTTCTCTTACGTAATGGTAAACTTGCAACGTTAAGTGTTGAAACAGAAAATGAATTAAGTTCACTATTACCTCTTGATTTATCGACACAAAATCCGATTGACTTAGGAGATGATTCCACCGTTGAGCGCTATATCAATGTACTGAACAAAATGCTCGATAGCCATGACCATGACGCTTTGTTACTTATCCACACTCCCAGTGCGATAACTGAAAGTAAAACCATGGCAGAAAAAATTATTAAAACTATTAAGCAACACCCACGCGGAAAGTGGCTAACCATTTTAACCAACTGGTGTGGAGAATATTCCTCTCAAGAATCTCGTCGCCTATTTAGTGAAGCTGGGATCCCTACCTACCGCACTCCAGAAGGGGCAATCACAGCGTATATGCATATGGTGGAATATCGCCGTAACCAAAAACAATTAAAAGAAACGCCAGCCCTTCCAGTAGGTATCACCGCTAATACGCAACAGGCTCATGAATATATTCAGCAAGCATTAGAAAATAATAAGCTCCACTTGGATACTCATGAAGTTCAGCCAATTTTAAAAGCCTACGGGTTAAATAGCTTACCCACCTGGATTGCACATTCGAGCAATGAAGCCATTGAAATCGCAGAGAAAATTGGTTACCCCGTTGCTTTAAAACTACGTTCTCCCGATATTGTACACAAGTCAGAAGTACAAGGGGTCATGCTCTATTTACGCAATGCTAAAGAGGTAGAAGATGCAGCTAAAGCGATTATGGAACGAGTTTCAACAAATTTCCCTAATGCACGAATTGAAGGTCTACTAGTACAAAGTATGGCTAATCGAGCAGGTGCTCAAGAGCTCAGGATCGCTGTTGAACTAGACCCTGTCTTTGGCCCTCTTATCATGTTAGGAGAAGGTGGTATTGAGTGGCAACAAGAGAGCCAAGCTGCTGTAGCTCTTCCTCCGCTAAATATGGCTTTAGCTCGCTACCTAGTTATTAATGCTATTAAAGGTTATAAAATAAAATCCCGAAGTGCTTTAGAACCATTAAACATCATAGGGTTATCTGCTTTATTAGTACGAGTTTCAAATTTAATTATTGATTGCCCAAATATTACAAGGTTAGATATTCATCCATTGCTCGCCTCAGGGGATGAATTTACTTTACTTGATGTCTCCATGGCATTAAGCCCAACAGATGATGCGACAACATCAAGACTGGCAATTCGCCCTTATCCTAGTGAGCTAGAAGAAACAATTCATTTAAAAGAAGATCTTACCTGCTTACTACGACCGATCCTCCCTGAAGATGAACCTTTGCTAAAATCCTTTATAGAGCAAGTGACTAAAGAGGATCTTTATTATCGCTACTTTAGCGAGATCAGCGAATTTACCCACGATGATCTTGCCAATATGACACAGATTGATTATGACCGTGAAATGGCTTTCGTTGCGGTAAAAAACCCCAATACTACGCCTGAAATTATTGGCGTCACGCGAGCAATGGCTGATCCTGATAACCAAGAGGCTGAATTTGCAGTACTGGTTCGCTCTGATATGAAAGGGCAAACGCTCGGTTATCAACTTATGCAAAAGTTACTTAACTATACGCGAAGCCACGGCATTAAAAAGCTAACAGCCATAACTATGCCTGAAAACCGCAATATGATAAGCCTAGCTAAAAAACTTGGTTTTGAGATTGACGTTCAATTTGAAGATGGAGTCGTTAATCTGACACTTCACTTATAG
- the pssA gene encoding CDP-diacylglycerol--serine O-phosphatidyltransferase, translating into MLSKLKQAKHQQYLLSLPKLSQEIADVKTLYKTEDFRDELLKQISQAQNTIYITALYLEKDDAGKDVLHALYAAKQANTSLDIKILVDWHRAQRGRIGVAANATNADWYYDVAKHYPEIEIPIYGIPVNTREALGVLHLKGFLFDDTLLYSGASINDVYLQRHSKYRYDRYHLIKNSQLTASMKKFIDDALLQADAIHLLNTPTRPKTAEFKHLIKQFRLGLRGASYQFSGNATNDELSVTPFVGLGKKNDLNRVITHLMGATNNKLTICTPYFNLPAVLVRVISRLLRDGKQVEIIIGDKTANDFYIPPEEPFKIIGALPYLYEINLRRFVSRLQRFIDNQQLTVRLWKDADNTYHLKGMWVDNHWQLITGNNLNPRAWGLDLENAVLIHDPKQQLQEQRNHELECIRTHTKVVSHFRELDSIQTYPVKVKKLIRRLRRIRVDRLISRIL; encoded by the coding sequence ATGTTGTCAAAATTAAAACAAGCAAAACATCAACAATATTTGTTAAGTTTACCAAAACTCTCTCAAGAAATTGCTGATGTAAAAACGCTATATAAGACAGAAGATTTTCGTGATGAACTGCTTAAACAAATTTCTCAGGCTCAAAATACTATCTACATAACGGCTTTGTATTTAGAGAAAGACGATGCAGGTAAAGACGTACTTCATGCTTTATACGCTGCAAAACAAGCTAATACATCATTGGATATCAAAATTCTCGTAGACTGGCACCGTGCTCAGCGAGGTCGCATAGGGGTTGCAGCAAACGCCACTAATGCCGATTGGTATTATGATGTTGCAAAACATTACCCTGAAATTGAAATCCCTATCTACGGCATCCCTGTAAATACACGGGAAGCTCTGGGTGTTTTGCATCTAAAAGGCTTTTTATTTGATGATACTCTGCTCTATAGCGGGGCTAGTATTAATGACGTCTATTTACAACGTCATAGTAAATACCGTTACGACCGCTATCACCTGATCAAAAATAGCCAACTTACCGCATCAATGAAAAAATTTATTGATGACGCATTACTACAAGCTGATGCCATTCATTTATTAAATACGCCAACTCGACCAAAAACAGCTGAGTTTAAGCATTTAATTAAACAATTTCGTTTGGGCTTACGGGGAGCGTCCTATCAATTTTCAGGGAATGCAACTAATGATGAGCTGTCCGTCACTCCCTTTGTTGGTCTCGGTAAGAAAAACGATTTAAACCGTGTTATCACTCATTTAATGGGTGCAACAAACAATAAACTAACAATCTGTACGCCTTATTTTAATTTGCCTGCGGTGTTAGTTAGGGTTATTAGTCGGTTACTGCGTGATGGCAAACAAGTAGAAATTATCATTGGTGACAAAACTGCCAACGACTTCTATATCCCACCTGAAGAGCCATTTAAAATTATTGGTGCATTGCCATACCTTTATGAGATCAACTTGCGCCGTTTTGTTAGTCGCTTGCAACGCTTTATTGATAACCAGCAGTTAACAGTAAGGCTCTGGAAAGACGCAGACAATACCTATCACCTAAAGGGGATGTGGGTTGATAATCACTGGCAATTGATCACGGGTAACAACTTAAACCCACGCGCTTGGGGGTTAGATCTTGAAAACGCAGTATTAATTCACGATCCAAAACAACAGCTGCAAGAGCAACGCAATCACGAGCTAGAGTGCATTCGAACTCATACTAAGGTTGTTAGCCATTTTCGTGAACTGGATAGCATCCAAACCTATCCTGTTAAAGTGAAGAAATTAATCCGACGACTACGTCGAATACGAGTCGATCGCTTAATTAGCCGCATCCTTTAG
- a CDS encoding YfiM family lipoprotein, translated as MFKSLIISLLIFISTGCTGFHWANDNWQGKDKAQHFAFSAAMAAAGNAYADKQNMQHRDAAIFGILFSVSLGAAKELYDSRPNGTGWSWHDFAYDVAGSIAGYSLYQSLK; from the coding sequence ATGTTTAAATCACTGATCATTAGCTTACTTATATTCATTTCAACAGGATGTACTGGTTTTCATTGGGCTAATGATAATTGGCAAGGTAAAGATAAAGCGCAGCATTTTGCATTTTCAGCCGCGATGGCTGCGGCTGGTAATGCTTATGCAGATAAACAAAACATGCAACACCGCGATGCTGCAATATTTGGTATTCTATTTTCAGTTTCTCTTGGCGCAGCAAAAGAGCTTTATGACAGCAGGCCTAATGGTACTGGGTGGAGTTGGCATGATTTTGCCTATGATGTTGCAGGGTCAATAGCAGGTTATAGTTTATATCAGTCCTTAAAGTAA
- a CDS encoding antibiotic biosynthesis monooxygenase family protein, translated as MIAVIFEAIPIPVQKERYFELAAKLKSELMHIDGFIAVERFQSITTEGKILSLSWWETEEAVKQWKNHFMHIDAQVEGQQTIFSHYRIRVAHTLKDYSFNNEDSFDV; from the coding sequence ATGATTGCCGTAATTTTTGAAGCCATCCCAATACCAGTGCAAAAAGAGCGTTATTTTGAATTGGCAGCCAAACTTAAATCTGAACTTATGCACATTGACGGGTTTATTGCTGTCGAACGCTTTCAATCTATTACAACAGAAGGAAAAATTCTCTCACTTTCATGGTGGGAAACAGAAGAAGCAGTAAAACAATGGAAAAACCATTTCATGCATATCGATGCACAAGTTGAAGGACAACAAACCATTTTTTCCCATTATCGAATTCGAGTTGCCCATACCTTAAAGGATTACTCATTCAATAACGAGGATAGCTTTGATGTATGA
- a CDS encoding ArsR/SmtB family transcription factor, giving the protein MIPSKNSIPIEEKEPLEQSIAKVASAIADPSRVSILCALMDGRAWTATELSVAANIAPSTTSAHLTKLLNSHLISCLSQGRHRYYRLASTDIAELLETLMGVSMKLEYTPPITTPIHLRKARTCYDHLAGEIAVQIYEFMDKNGWFTARENKLSMIGANQFKKLGIDIDPNTKRKIAYACLDWSERRMHLGGLAGTLLLKFFAEKEWIEKTKGYREITFTTYGKKALKRIFNINIA; this is encoded by the coding sequence ATGATACCAAGCAAAAATAGTATTCCCATTGAAGAAAAAGAGCCATTAGAACAATCTATCGCAAAAGTTGCCTCTGCGATTGCTGACCCTTCAAGGGTCAGCATTTTGTGTGCATTAATGGATGGCAGGGCTTGGACAGCAACAGAATTAAGCGTAGCTGCAAATATAGCCCCATCAACAACGAGTGCACACTTAACTAAACTTTTAAACAGCCACTTAATTAGTTGCCTATCTCAAGGAAGACACCGTTATTATAGGCTTGCAAGCACAGACATTGCCGAATTATTAGAAACATTAATGGGGGTATCCATGAAATTGGAGTACACCCCACCTATAACAACACCTATTCATCTGCGAAAGGCACGTACTTGCTATGATCACTTAGCGGGAGAAATTGCCGTTCAGATCTACGAATTTATGGATAAAAATGGCTGGTTTACAGCTAGAGAAAATAAATTATCAATGATTGGTGCCAATCAATTTAAAAAATTAGGCATCGACATTGATCCTAATACAAAACGAAAAATAGCATATGCTTGTTTGGATTGGAGTGAAAGACGTATGCACCTAGGGGGACTAGCAGGAACCTTACTATTGAAATTTTTTGCAGAAAAAGAATGGATAGAGAAAACAAAAGGTTATCGAGAAATTACTTTTACTACCTACGGTAAGAAAGCTTTAAAGCGTATTTTTAATATTAATATAGCTTAA